In a genomic window of Gossypium arboreum isolate Shixiya-1 chromosome 9, ASM2569848v2, whole genome shotgun sequence:
- the LOC108454617 gene encoding uncharacterized protein LOC108454617, which translates to MASKLAFLHINGAWLQYPELQHSNSWLFRQKINSISGFSGSFSEDSSSSLLLSRLLPLKRTQTFLSPKWLDKNPDATRTLIVKSQLNSPLISPNDQWGTWTALFATGAFGLWSENTKAGSALSGALVSTLIGLAASNLGIISSEAKAYSIVKEFLLPLAVPLLLFRADLRRVIKSTGKLLLAFLLGSVATTVGTALAYLIVPMRALGQDSWKIAAALMGRHIGGAVNYVAISNALETSESVLAAGLAADNVICAVYFTTLFALASKVPAETSTSPEDVAMGEGSISDGKLPVLKIATALAVSFAICKLGAYLTKYFGIPGGILPAVTAIVVILATVFPAQFGHLAPSGEAMALILMQVFFTVVGASGNIWSVIRTAPSIFMFALVQISIHLALILGLGKLFKFDLKLLLIASNANVGGPTTASGMATAKGWSSMIIPGILAGIFGIAIATFVGYGFGVNVLKYM; encoded by the exons ATGGCGTCAAAGCTTGCATTTCTTCACATAAATGGCGCCTGGCTTCAATATCCGGAGCTCCAACACTCTAATTCATGGCTTTTCCGCCAAAAAATCAATTCAATCTCAGGGTTTAGCGGTTCATTTTCCGAAGACTCATCTTCATCATTGTTGTTGTCAAGGTTGCTACCTCTTAAAAGAACCCAAACTTTTCTCTCTCCTAAATGGTTGGACAAAAACCCTGATGCTACCCGAACCCTTATTGTCAAATCTCAGTTGAACTCCCCTCTCATTTCTCCTAACGATCAATGGGGAACCTGGACTGCTCTCTTCGCTACCGGTGCCTTCGGCTTATG GTCAGAGAACACAAAGGCTGGAAGTGCATTGAGTGGTGCGCTAGTGAGTACTTTGATTGGTCTTGCTGCTAGTAACTTGGGGATAATTTCTTCTGAAGCTAAAGCCTACTCAATAGTAAAGGAGTTTTTGCTCCCATTGGCTGTTCCATTGTTGTTGTTTCGAGCAGATTTGCGACGTGTGATTAAGTCAACAGGGAAGCTTCTTCTTGCTTTCTTGCTGGGATCAG TGGCGACAACAGTTGGAACAGCACTGGCGTATCTGATAGTGCCGATGAGAGCACTTGGTCAAGATAGTTGGAAGATAGCTGCTGCCCTAATGGGTAGGCATATTGGCGGAG CTGTCAATTATGTTGCCATTTCAAATGCCCTTGAAACTTCTGAATCTGTTTTAGCTGCTGGACTAGCTGCAGACAATGTTATCTGTGCAGTGTATTTTACAACACTGTTTGCCTTGGCTTCGAAAGTACCTGCCGAGACTTCAACATCACCTGAAG ATGTTGCAATGGGTGAGGGATCTATATCCGATGGCAAACTTCCTGTCCTAAAGATAGCAACAGCTCTTGCAGTATCTTTTGCCATCTGCAAACTTGGTGCgtatcttaccaaatattttggCATTCCGGGAGGTATCCTGCCTGCAGTTACAGCAATTGTTGTTATTCTGGCAACTGTATTTCCTGCCCAGTTTGGTCATCTTGCACCATCTGGGGAGGCTATGGCTCTAATTCTGATGCAG GTGTTTTTCACTGTGGTTGGTGCAAGTGGAAACATATGGAGTGTCATCAGAACAGCACCCAGTATATTCATGTTTGCTCTGGTTCAgatttccatccatttggcattAATTCTGGGACTAGGGAAGCTATTTAAGTTCGACCTAAAGCTCTTGCTTATAGCATCAAATGCCAATGTTGGAGGTCCTACAACGGCATCCGGAATGGCTACGGCCAAAGGGTGGAGTTCTATGATTATTCCTGGTATTCTTGCCGGCATTTTTGGCATTGCCATTGCTACTTTTGTCGGATATGGCTTTGGAGTAAATGTTCTGAAATACATGTAA